In the genome of Sphingobacteriales bacterium, the window GGCATCGGTCCAGGTAACTGTTCCGCCACCGGGAGAATCTGGTACACGGTTATGGTAGAGGTTCCTGTCAAAAACAAGGATACCACTGCTTCCCGGACCGCCCAGAAATTTGTGTGGGGAAAAATAAATGGCATCAAATTTTTCTTCCGGTTTATCCGTGTGCATGCGAATGTCAGCATAAGGTGCGGAACACGCATAATCGACAAAACAATAACCTCCGATCTGATGCATATAAACGGCTATTTCACGACAACAGGGTTGAATACCGGTTACATTGGAACAGGCTGTGATGGCCGCATATTTTACCATCCGATCTTTATATTTTTCGGCAGTTTCCCTGAATTTTTCAAAACAAACCAGTCCGTTATCATCTGGAGGAATCACCACTACATCTGCTATGGTTTCCTGCCATGAAGTATGATTGCTGTGATGTTCCATGTGTGTTACAAATACTACAGGTCTTTCATTCTCAGGGATTTGTATTTTTTCTAACCATTGGTCGGGAATTCTGAGTCCCAGAATACGCTGAAACTTATTGACTACCCTTGTCATGCCTGATCCGTAGGAGAGCACAATGTCATTCGGCCCGGCATGAACATGCTCCTTGATGATTTGTTTTGCCTGCTGATAAGCATAAGTCATCAATGTACCGGTTGCAGAGCTTTCGGTGTGAGTATTAGCTACAAAAGGGCCTATTTCTTCAGAAATAAGTTTTTCAATGGGTTTATACAGACGTCCGCTGGCTGTCCAGTCAGCATAAATGAGGTTTATTTTTCCGTAAGGTGTCCTCAGTTTTTGCTTATATCCAATGATATTTTTTCGAAAGGGTTTGAAATAGGCTTCCAGGCTGGTTAATTCCTTTTCTTTACTCATATTCGGCTTTCAGATTATCTGGCAAAAGTAAGCAGAATTTACATCAGACTAAACGATTACACCTGAGCTATACCTGATGTATAAATAACTGATAATCAAATTTAATTTAAAATACCGGCTTTGATGTTTAAAAACAGTAAAGTTGACATATTGCAAAAAATAAATATTTATGTAATTTTGCAGCAGAAAAAAAGATTAAAAAAATACATCCATGAAAGTAACCATAGTCGGTGCAGGTAATGTAGGAGCAACCTGCGCAAAAGTACTTGCTAACAATGAGGTAGCAGATGACATCATACTGATTGATATCAAAAAAGGTATTGCCGAAGGGAAAGCCCTCGACATGTGGGAAACCTCTCCGATATTATTGTATGATACCAAAACCACAGGTTATACAAACGATTATGCCAAGACTTATGATTCTGAGGTGGTAGTCATCACGTCAGGTGTTCCGCGTTCCCCCGGCATGAGCCGTGACGACCTGATTTCCATCAATGCCAAGATTGTCAAGGAAGTTACCGAGCAGGTAATCCGTTATTCACCCCGGGCAAAAATTATTGTCGTTTCCAATCCACTCGATGTCATGACCTATACAGCTTACCTGGCTGCACGTGTTCCCTCAAAACGGGTATTTGGCATGGCAGGAGTGCTCGATACGGCTCGTTTCAAATCGTTCATTGCACTGGAGCTCAATGTTTCACCAAAAGAAATCAACTCAGTTTTAATGGGCGGGCATGGCGATACCATGGTGCCTTTACCCAGATACACTACTGTTGGAGGTATTCCCATCACTGAACTGATGTCGGAGGGACAAATCAATGCCATTGTTGACCGTACTGTAAACGGAGGTGCCGAACTGGTAAACCTGATGGGTACTTCTGCCTGGTATGCTCCGGGTGCTGCTGCTGCCCTCATGGTTGAAACCGTGCTCAGAAACCAAAGGCGTATTCTTCCTGTGAGTGCCTGGTTGCAGGGCGAATATGGTATTCAGGATATTTATTTTGGTGTTCCGACCGTCCTTGGCAGAAATGGGGTTGAGGAAATTATTGAATTAAAACTGAATAAGAAAGAAATGGAGCTGGTGAAAAAATCAGCTGAAGCAGTGAAAACCCTGCACCGTGTGCTCGATGGCATGAAATTATTCTGAAATCTTTTTTATTTCCCCGAAATTCCACTGTTTTAAAGGAATGTGAATATCTGAACAACTTTTGTTCAATCGTTTTGCCTTATGTTCGCCTCTCGTTAAAAGCAGGAATAATAATAAATAACAATAGTTTTGGACGAAATGGATGTATCGGGCGAAAGCAGTTTTAATAACAAAGAAAAAGAAGCGGAAAAGACTGAGATTTCAGGTATAAACAAGCCGGGAACACTGGCAACAGTCGGGGAGCTGTATAAAGACTGGTTTCTTGATTATTCCTCTTATGTCATTCTTGAGCGTGCTGTCCCTGCACTCGAAGATGGTTTGAAGCCTGTTCAGCGAAGAATACTTCATGCCATGCAGGAAACTGATGACGGAAGATTTAACAAAGTTGCCAACATCATCGGAAATACCATGCAATATCATCCGCATGGAGATGCTTCTATATCAGATGCTATCATCAATCTCGGACAAAAAAATCTGCTGATAGAAACGCAGGGGAACTGGGGTGATGTCGTTACAGGAGATGCTGCAGCTGCTTCACGTTATATTGAAGCACGTTTATCGAAATTTGCCAAAGAGGTGGTCTTCAATCCTGAAACTACTGTTTGGCAACTCTCCTATGATGGAAGAAAAAAAGAGCCTGTTCACCTGCCGGTCAAATTCCCGTTGTTGCTTGCTCTTGGAGCCGATGGCATTGCAGTCGGTTTATCAACCAAAATATTGCCCCATAATTTTATTGAACTCATTAAAGCCTCCATTGCCTACCTGAGAGGCCGCGAATACGAACTCCTTCCGGATTTCCCAACCAATGGCATGGCCGATTTTACCAGCTACAACCAGGGAAGAAGGGGAGGGAGAGTACGTATCCGTTCCAAAATTGAAATTGTGGATAAAAAAACACTGGCTATCCGCAATGTTCCGTTTTCTGTTACTACCGGACAGCTTATAGAATCCATCATTAAAGCCAATGAAAACGGTAAGATAAAAATCAAGCAGGTAATCGACAATACCGCCCGGGACGTGGAAATTCTTGTAGAGCTGCAAAAAGGGATTTCCCCCGATGTAACCATCGATGCCTTATATGCCTTTACCGATTGTGAAATTTCCATTTCTCCCAATGCTTGCTGTATTTTTCAGGATAAGCCGAGGTTCATGAGCGTCAATGAGATACTTGAATACTCGACCAACCGCACTGTAGATTTGCTCAGGCAGGAACTTGAGATAAAAAAGTTTGCTCTTCTTGAAAAATGGCACTTTTTATCACTGGAAAAGATTTTTATTGAAAAAAGAATATACCGGAAAATTGAGGAATGTACAACATGGGAAGCAGTACTTGAAGCCATCGATAAGGGGCTGCAACCCTACATACGTCACCTGAAACGCGAGGTAACACAGGATGATATTGTACGTCTGACAGAAATTAAAATCAAGAGAATTTCAAAATATGACAGTTTTAAGGCTGATGAATCTTTAAAAGATATTGAAAATCAGCTTGCTGAAACAGAGTATCACCTGAATCATCTCATCGACTATGCAGTGGCATATTTTGAAGAGCTGCTGAAAAAATACGGAAAAGGAAAGGAAAGGAAAACAGAAATAAGGACTTTCGATACCATTGAAGCTAAAAATGTAGCTGCACCCAGTAAAAAGCTGTATGTCAACAGGGAAGAGGGATTTTTTGGCTTCGGGCTTAAAAAAGAAGAACCGGTGGGCGAGTGTTCCGACCTTGACGATATCATTACTTTCCGCAGGGATGGAAAATATTCGGTTCAGAAAGTTGATGAGAAGGTTTTTGCCGGAAAAGACATCATGCTGATTGATGTTTTCAGGAAGGATGATGAAAGGAGGACTTACAATCTCGTTTATCTTGATGGAAAGACAAAAAATGCCATGGTGAAACGTTTTAAAGTTACTTCCATCACCAGAGACAAAATTTATGATGTAACCAAAGGGAATCCGGGTTCAAGAATTTTATATATCACTGATAATCCGATGGGTGAAACCGAGGTCATCACCGTTTATCTTACCCAGGGTTGTAAGGCCAGAAAAAAAATATTTGATTTTGATTTTGCCTCAATTGAAATAAAAAACAAAGGCTCACAAGGTAACATTCTCACCCGTTATCCCATCAGAAGGATTGTGCAGAAATCGGTTGATACGTCAAATGTCATCAGCATTGATGTGTGGTACGATGAATATGTCGGGAAACTTAACACCAAAGAAATAGGCAGGCATCTCGGAAAATTTACCCCTGAGGATTTAATCATTTCAATAACCAACGATGGCTATTATGAAATCAAGCCTTTCGACCTGAACATCCGCTTTGATATTGATAAAGTGATATTTGTGGAAAAATTTATCCCTGAACGTCCATTGACAATAGTTTATTATCATGGCGAGGTAAAAACATGGTTTGCAAAGAGATTTATTATCGAAACCCTGAGAAACAACACCCCATACAGAATAGTTCCGGAACACAGGGATTCCAAAATTCAGTTTGCTTCTTATGGCGATCGTACAATCATCAAAATCAATACAGTAAATAAAAAATCAGAACAGAAAAGCAGCGAAACCATTGAACTTTCTGAAAGCATCGAACTGATGAAGTGGAAAGCAATCGGCAAGAAACTCCATAAAGATCAGATTTTATCAGTAAAACTGGTGGACATTATTTTTGAAGAAAATACTGAGAATGAAGAGGTTGTTGACGAAAACCCCGTTGAAACAGAGGTAGCTAAACAGGAAGAACCTGACTCCGGAAAAAGCGGAAGGCAAATGCTTGGGGAACAATTAAGCTTGTTTTAGTCAGCTTTGATTTTCTCAGAGAGATAGATCCACTTGAATACCATCACCAAAGGGATTTGGAAATATTCTGATGCCCTATTTATTTTTAAAATAATCCGATTGCGGGTAAAGGATTGCGGGTTCTGTGATACATCTTGCGGCTTCCGGATTACTGGCTTGTTTGCCCATAGAGAAGACCATTAATGCATACTTCATGACTGCCTGCTTTTAGTGTTAAGATATTATTAAATTTTTCTGACAGGCCAATAAGACTGATCAGTTTGCCGGAATATCGAAAAATCATTTATGTTTAACTCTGATATTGATGCGGAATTTTGGTTAAAAATACCTGAAGAAGTCCTGAAGGGATGCTATGATGGTAACATTTTCCAATAATCTTTTTGAGATGTATCTTCAGATTAGTTTAAATTAGAATAACTTTGCTGCAATTTTTAAAACCAACATATCAGCAGGGAATGAGCATAGAAGAAAGAAAACAGCAAATCATTGAAGAATTCAATGTTTTTGACGACTGGATGGACAGATACGACTATTTGATTGAAGAAGGAAAAAAGCTAAAACCACTTGATAACCAGTATAAAACAGACGAATTTCTGATAAAAGGCTGCCAGTCGAGGGTATGGTTGGTCGCTCAGTTGAATAAGGATGGTAAAATTGAATTTCAGGCTGATAGCGATGCCATCATCACCAAAGGAATGATTGCCCTGTTAATACGGGTGTATTCAAACCAGAAGCCGGAAGAAGTAGCCAAGGCTGATATAGCATTTCTGGATCAGATAGGGTTAAAAGATCAGCTGTCGCCCACACGCTCCAATGGTTTGCTTTCAATGGTCAGCCAGATGAGATTCTATGCCTCTGCATTTGCGGAAAAAAATCAGAGAAAATGATGAAAAAAGATGAACTGAAAGATAAAGTTACGGAAGTACTTAAAACTGTCTATGATCCCGAGATTCCGGTCAATATATATGAGCTTGGACTGATATACGAACTTCAGACTGACGATGAAGGCAAGGTAAAAATAATCATGACATTAACGGCTCCGGCCTGTCCGATTGCCGAGGATATTGTGAAAGAAGTCAGGGAAAAAGTTAGTGCATTGGAAGGAGTAACTGAAGCAGATGTTGAGCTGACTTTTGAGCCACCCTGGGACATGAGTAAGATGTCGCTGGAAGCCAAGATTGAACTGGGATTTATTTAGAAAGTCGCTTTCGGGGCTTTTCCCTTCCCCAGACTAACTTTGACATAATACCATCCGAAATTTAAAGAAAGCGATTGCATGGAAAGAGGATTGAAAAAGCCTGTGATGTTGTCGGTGATGACATAAAAATTAGAACCAAAAATACGCCAGGTGATGCCCGCACCAATCTTGGCATTGCCCCTCGAATTGAGTGTCATCGAGGTGGTAAAACTTAGAATATTCCCAAAACGATGCTGATAAAGCAGCGAATAGCTCATGTAATTGTAATACTTGTAAAAACGGTTGTAAAGAACAAAACCCAGCCGGTCATGTTGAGTCAGGTCGTAGGAGGCAGTCAGGTATAGTTTCGGATTCAGTCCTGTGGTAAAAGGCTCATAATTTTTTGAAAACCTGAATTTCTCCAGCAGGGTATCGGTCATTATTTTCAGAGTACTATCGCTGAAATTAAAGCTAAAGGTGGAGTCAATTTTAATCCCTTCAAATTTAATTTGTTGATTTTCAATAAAATATGACTTCGTATTTTTAGTCCAATGAATATAACCCAGGTCGAGAAGGCTTGCCGATAATTTGAGTTTATCGTTGAATTTGTAAGTTCCTCCTAAATCCAAACCCAATCCTCTGTTCCCGAAAGTCAGAACATCTTTTGCCGAATGGATGGATATACCATTGGTGTCAACAGGTGCGGCAATTTTTATTTTTAAGGAATAATCGGCTGTCAGCCAGTAGGTAGTAGTATCAACTTTTAAGGTGATATCAGAAGTGGCGGTTTTAAAATTCATGAGTCCCTGGAGGTATTTAACATGTGCTCCTAACGAAAATTTATCGGCAAAAGCACGACTCCAGCCGATAGCATATTCATTGTAATTGATAAAATCAACCCCCATGCCACTGAAATCGGCAAAAGAGCCGATAAACTGGGCATTTCCTTTCCATGCTATAGAAAAGAGATCACGGGGATAGCGGGCTTCAATCCATGTTTTATTGGTCAGAAAAAATGAAAAATAATTCTTTTTAATCTTTAAGGAAGTGGAGATAATCTCAAAATCAGATTCAAAGTTGACGAAATTAAGTCTGTCGAGTTTTGACAGAAAAATTCCGGGCGTTATGTATAAGGTATCATTGCTCCGATCTGCCATAATGTTTTTCAGAGAAAAATTCGTATTGTATTCTGTAAACCAGTTGGCCATGGGAATACCGAGCGTAAACCTGTATTCGGGATAAAGAGAAGGGTTTGATTGACCTGAAAGCGGAATGTGACTGATAAAATGACGGGTTATTCCCTGAGCATTCAGATTCAGGGAAAGAATGAAGAAGAGTAGAAATGCTGATAAATTCTTCAATATCAAATGTTTATAAGTCAATTTTAAGTTTAATGTAAATACTCGTGAAAATTTCAAGGCGATTGGAAGCATAGATTTTAACATTTACGTTTCCATTGTTCAGTGTGGATGCCTGCGCCCTGATAATAATTTTCTTAAAATCAGGATTGGCATCGAGAATATCTTTGTTTAAAGTAAAGCTAGTCAGGGCTTGAGAGGCTTTAATAACTTTGCCTGAATCATCTACCTGCCCCGACTTGATCAGCATGGATGAAGAGGTAACCAGCGAATCAAGGATATTGCGTGAAGTATCTGCAAGATAAAACTGAAGTCCGAAATCAATTGGAATTTCATTTTTGGAGAGCACATTGAGCTGAATATGCTCGATAATGCTCATATCAATGGAATCAAGATTGACATCAAATTCTACCCTGTAATCTTTTGCTTTGCCATAAAGTGGCAACTCAAGTACTATGTCGGCAGTGAGATAACTGCTGTCGGTGGCAAAATTGTTTCTGTTCTTACCTGTTGCATTGGTAGTGATGTCAAGGTCGGAAACAAAGTTAGAGGGAGCCATATTGGTCAGTTCCCTGACATTTGAATTCTGATAAGTAGCCAGAAACAAAGTATAGCTTTTCTTTCCTACCTCTTGTAAGGAAGGATAATTCAAATCGATGGGTGCTGACAAAACCGAGCCAGTCAGTTGTTTGGAATAAATACCACTTTGGGCAGAGATGTCAGGAGGTTGTATGCGGATGGGAATGCCGGCAGAATTGTTGAAATGAATATATATTTTTGGGTCAAAGAACTGTATCTTGTTGGCTTCTACATTTTTAAACAAATCAAGTAGCATGGAGTCAGGCGTATAAACTATGTTGTGAACACCCAGAAACCCTTCAATGTATGAGAATTCGATGTCATCAAAACTGATGCTGATATTGAAGGCATCTGTTTTCCGGATGTAATAGGAATTCGGGTTCAGTGTGATGATATAATTGACAATAATGGTATTTTCAGAAATCCCGCCTTTGGAAAGGTCGAAATAGCAACCGCTCAGGTCGAAGGTATCATAGGTGAAAGTTTCTCCGGCAGGTTGAAAAGAAAAAGCGACATTATGAATAAAATCACTTCCGTTTTTCAGTTTTGCATCATTGATTTTAATATCAATATCACCTGATTTTCTGAATGTTGACCTTAATCTGACAATTAATTTTCCCGACTTGATTTTAAGTTTTGTGATTTCTTCACCATTGTTGAAGTTAAAAACATGCTCTGTCTGATCAGATAAATAAACAGGTAAGGTAACCCTGACACTATCATTCGAAGTAGCGTATTTAAAAGGACCGGTAGTAAAGGTTTGCATGGGAACCCTGACATAATCCCGCAAATAGGCTTTGTAGGGATGTCCGTGATAGATAAGTCTCATGAATTTATCCGGATCAATTTGGGCGAGGCTGTCCTGATTGGCAAACCTTAGCATATCCATTAATGAAGCATTCACATGGGCCACAGGAACCGCAAATGCCGGATTATAAGGATCTTTGACTTTGATTTTCTTTATTCCCTTAAAATCATCGAGACATGAAGCCAGAAGCAGGGGAATAATCAGCATTAAAACAACCGGAGCACCAATATTTTTAAGTGCTGAGAATTTTTTTTGTTTATCTGACATCAGCTGTATTTATGACGCTATTTTTGAAGGCAATAAAAATACCAAAAGAAATCAGGGAAGTTGATATATCTTCGCTTTTGACAATTAATGACTCTATGAAAAAAAATTTCACCTTTATTTTATCAGGATTATTGTACCTGCATTTTGCTCAGGCACAGGAGATAACCATCCTTCAGGCAAGGAAGAAGGCAGAAGGGGATACTGTGGTCATCAGGGGTATTATTACTGCTGATGAATTTGGGAATCAGAAATATTTACAGGATCCAACCGCTGGAATTGCCATATATTCTGATCTTACGGCAGGTTTGGTGAAAGGGGATAGTGTTATGATCAGCGGGATTATCAAAAACTATTACGGAGAACTGGAACTGAGTCCTGTGGTTTCTTTTCAGCTTATCAGCCAGGGGAATCAGCTCCCTTTGCCAAAGGTATTGAATTTTAATACCGGATTTACAGAAACTTATGCCGGACAACTGCTCAGGTTTAATGATGCAAACTTTACTGTTTCGGGAAGCTTTGAGGCTGGCACCAGTGGAAAAAACTATAAAATTTACCAGAATGGGGTGGAAAAAGAAGTCAGGATCAAGCCTCAAACCAATCTGCCGGGTAAAGCTATTCCATCCGGTAAGTTTGACATTATCGGAATCATGAGTCATTATAAAAGCGGAAGCACCGACATTTATCAACTCCTACCCAGAGGTTTCAGTGATATTATTATTCTGAAAGGTCCTGTCATAGAATCGGGGCCTGTTCAAAGTGATATTCAGCAAAATTCATTTACAGTTAGTTTTACTACCCGTGAAGCTGGAAATACGATAGTCCGGTATGGTTTGACCAAACAACTTGAACTTCCTGAAATCAGTAACCCGGTCGTGAAAACAATCCATGAAATGACATTGACAGGTCTTTCACCTGCTACCTTTTATTATGTGCAGGTTGCTTCAGTAAAGGGAAATGACACCTCTTTCAGCGGGATTTATTATTATTCTACTGCTTCCAATTCATCAGGTAAGATTAAGGTTTACTTCAACAATCCGGTCAATACTTCTTTTGCGAGCCTTAGTCAGGCAAAGTACCTGAACAAAAGCATTGACGATACACTGGTAGCTTATATCAACCGTGCTGAGCAAAGCATTGACATGGCTATTTATAATATTGATAATCAAAATCTTAGCAGTAATATTTCACAGGCACTGAATGCAGCATATCAAAGGGGAGTCAGGGTCAGAATAATAGGAGATGGAAGTACTACTAACAATGGTCTTAAAGAAATTTCGGGACCAATTGTCGTGAAAAGCCCTCAGGGTGCAAATTATGGAATCATGCACAACAAGTTTATCGTCATTGATGCAGAGCATTCCAACCCTGACAAATGTTTTGTCTGGACAGGTTCCACCAATCTGACTGACAATCAGATTCATAACGATCCGAACAACGTTATTGTAATAAATGATCAGGCTCTTGCAAGGGCTTATACCCTTGAATTTGAAGAAATGTGGGGATCAAAAACTGCCTATCCGAATGCAGTGAATGCAAAATTCGGGAAGTTTAAAACTGACAATACGCCTCATCTCTTCAACGTGGGTGGAACTACAGTCGAATTGTATTTCAGCCCGAGCGATCAGGTCAATACGCGGATTATTAATTTTCTGAAAACAGCAGAAGAAGATATTTATTTTGCCTTGTACACCTTTACCCGTACGGAAATTGCCAATCAGATCATATACAGGAAAAATGCAGGAGCCTATACCGCAGGTATTTTTGGTGATGTTGGGGGAAGTAGTTCTGCTGCTTATGATGTTTTACAGCCTGCCCTTGGCGACAGCCTGATAAAAGTTTACAGCAAAAGCAATATTTTTCACCATAAGTACTGTGTCATTGACCAAAGTAATCCTTACAGCGATCCACAGGTATTGACCGGCTCCCACAACTGGAGCAAATCAGCTGATGAAAGCAATGATGAAAATACCTTAATTGTTCATTCTCAGGAGGTAGCCAACTGGTATCTTCAGGAATGGGCACAACGCTTTATGGATGAAGGTGGAAAAGTATTTATTGGTTTTGAACCAATGGATCTGTCAATACCGACTTCCTTCTCTGCATGTATTTTCGGAAATAAACTGATGATTCATTCAAATTCAGCTGAAAGTGGGCAGTTTCAACTTAATTTATATGACCTGCAGGGTAAATTGGTTTTTCAGTCCGCCTTTGAAGTATCAGAAGGAAATACTGCCAGACAATTCATCCTTCCTGAACTATCTGGCAGTATATATTTACTTAATATTCAGAATCTTACATCATCATATCAGATAAAGCTTATCAGCAGGTAAGCTATTTGGTTGCTGCTTCAAGTCGTTTCATAATAGAGAAAATAAACAAAGCCGACAGGAGACAACAGGCAATGAAAATTGCCCATAGCTGCCAGAGTTCGAGTTTCCCCCAGAAAACACTGCCCACGACAAGGAGTTTGTTCCCGGTTGCCGTAGCCAGCAGCCAGCCTCCCTGCATCAGACCTTGAAAACGTGCAGGTGCAACCTTTGAAACAAAAGAAAGTCCCATCGGGCTAAGGAAAAGCTCTGCAACGGTCAGTACCAGATAGCTCGAAATAAGCCAGTAAGGAACTACCCTCGAAGAATCCGGAACCGGATTAAACTTGATATTGCCTGCTTCATCAACATATTGAAGGGTGTGAGGGCTGATCAGGTCGATACTGGCAATCAGAATAATGACAAAACCAATAGCGGCAATAATCATCCCGATACCAATTTTTCTCGGGGTGGTCGGTTCCTTGTCTTTCTTTTTCAACCAGGCAAATACTGCCATGACAGGAAATGTCAGCGAAACAATGAACAGCGGATTAAAGGACTGAAAAACTTCAGGAGCAATCGGATTTGAAGTGTTGTAACCTTTTATAAAATAATAGGTAAGAAATCCAAGACCGATAAACATAACTGCTCCGATAAGTTTAGTAGTCAGTTTTTTATTGAAAACAAGCAGGAGTAGCCCGGCAATAGCTCCAATAAATACAAGCAGTGATTCGAGATTGAAAAACAGAAAAGTAAAAGGCCCGACTTCCTTAACAGTATAATCTCTGGCGAAATAGGTGAGCGTTAATCCATTCTGATGGAAAGACATCCAGAAGAAAATCACCACGATAAACACAAGCAGTAGAGATGAAACTCTTGATCTTTCTTCTTTTGTGGAGGTTTGAAGAATCCATGCCACGAAAACGGCAAAAAGTCCGAAAGCGAAGGAAATGTCAATATTTTTTGAAGCGAGATAGATTAAAAAGGAAATGGCAACGCCAATAATCAGGGAGAGTATGATAGCAACAGGTTGCTTTTTCAAGTCGAACTGAGGAGCAGAAGCAGAGCCGGCTGCTTTTGAAGCCCTTTCTTTTCGAGGCAGATGCTTGTTAAAAATGATATAAACAAGTAGTGAAATTACCATTGCACCGGCAGCGATGGCAAAAGCATAATTATAACCACGAGAAAAAGCCTCGAGATATTGATCAGCAAAAGCAGATAAATCTGAAACAGCATGACCGCTTGCTTTATCGGCAGCCGTTTGAAGGGCATTCAGGTCGGCCAGTTCTCCTCTTTTAAAAGCATGGCATATAGCAGGAAGGCTTCCGTCATGAATAAAACCCTGTGTTTTAAGATACCAGTTACGGATACCGGTGGCGGCAAAAGGTGCAAAAAAGGCTCCCACATTGATTCCCATATAAAATATCATGTAAGCGGAATCTCTTAATGATGAATATTTAGGGTCATCATACATTTGCCCGACCACTGCCTGCAGGTTGCCTTTGAAAAGTCCGTTACCAAATGCAATGGTAAACAAGCCAATCAGTGTAAAGGTGAGTGACATTCCTGGAACAGAAACAATCACATAACCGGTAAACATAACGATAATACCAATCAAAATGACCAGTTTATACCTGTTTGTAGCATCGGCAATAATGCCACCAACCAGGGCCAGCGCATAAATGGCAAAGTAGAACCAGCTGTAATAACTGCCAGCCTGCTCTTCACTTAGTCCGTATTTGGCCTGAAGAAATAAAACAAGTATGGCCATCATGGTATAAAAACCGAAGCGTTCGCCCATATTGGAAAAAAACGCTACCAATAGTCCTCTCGGATGATTTTTAAGCATAATTGTTTGATTTTTAATGGTGAATAATAACTTATCAGCGTTTGCAAAAATATGGTAAAAAATATTTTGCCAAATAAAAATTAATCTGGTGCAACCCGTCTGATATTTACTTGTCATTATCAGCAAAAAATCGAGATGAGAAAAATATTGTTTTTATTTTTGGCAGCTATCCTTTTTTTCGGCTTGCCTTTTAGCCTGCTGGCACAGAAATCTGATATTGAAACCATTTTTCAGAAAGGAAAAACCCATTACAATGCTTATG includes:
- a CDS encoding aminotransferase class V-fold PLP-dependent enzyme, which translates into the protein MSKEKELTSLEAYFKPFRKNIIGYKQKLRTPYGKINLIYADWTASGRLYKPIEKLISEEIGPFVANTHTESSATGTLMTYAYQQAKQIIKEHVHAGPNDIVLSYGSGMTRVVNKFQRILGLRIPDQWLEKIQIPENERPVVFVTHMEHHSNHTSWQETIADVVVIPPDDNGLVCFEKFRETAEKYKDRMVKYAAITACSNVTGIQPCCREIAVYMHQIGGYCFVDYACSAPYADIRMHTDKPEEKFDAIYFSPHKFLGGPGSSGILVFDRNLYHNRVPDSPGGGTVTWTDAWGDRIYYDDIELREDGGTPAFLQTIKAALAIRLKEQMGIEKMLEREEEMLDIIFTELGKIPNLHLLAENHRKRLGVISFYIEDLHYNLGVKLLSDRFGIQTRGGCVCAGTYGHYLFELSKELSDQIQERVMKGELSAKPGWIRFSIHPVMTNEEIFFICDAIRQLAENHKAWASDYQYDETSNEFRHISGWDYEKTAVDEWFSEEL
- the mdh gene encoding malate dehydrogenase, whose product is MKVTIVGAGNVGATCAKVLANNEVADDIILIDIKKGIAEGKALDMWETSPILLYDTKTTGYTNDYAKTYDSEVVVITSGVPRSPGMSRDDLISINAKIVKEVTEQVIRYSPRAKIIVVSNPLDVMTYTAYLAARVPSKRVFGMAGVLDTARFKSFIALELNVSPKEINSVLMGGHGDTMVPLPRYTTVGGIPITELMSEGQINAIVDRTVNGGAELVNLMGTSAWYAPGAAAALMVETVLRNQRRILPVSAWLQGEYGIQDIYFGVPTVLGRNGVEEIIELKLNKKEMELVKKSAEAVKTLHRVLDGMKLF
- a CDS encoding DNA gyrase/topoisomerase IV subunit A, with amino-acid sequence MDVSGESSFNNKEKEAEKTEISGINKPGTLATVGELYKDWFLDYSSYVILERAVPALEDGLKPVQRRILHAMQETDDGRFNKVANIIGNTMQYHPHGDASISDAIINLGQKNLLIETQGNWGDVVTGDAAAASRYIEARLSKFAKEVVFNPETTVWQLSYDGRKKEPVHLPVKFPLLLALGADGIAVGLSTKILPHNFIELIKASIAYLRGREYELLPDFPTNGMADFTSYNQGRRGGRVRIRSKIEIVDKKTLAIRNVPFSVTTGQLIESIIKANENGKIKIKQVIDNTARDVEILVELQKGISPDVTIDALYAFTDCEISISPNACCIFQDKPRFMSVNEILEYSTNRTVDLLRQELEIKKFALLEKWHFLSLEKIFIEKRIYRKIEECTTWEAVLEAIDKGLQPYIRHLKREVTQDDIVRLTEIKIKRISKYDSFKADESLKDIENQLAETEYHLNHLIDYAVAYFEELLKKYGKGKERKTEIRTFDTIEAKNVAAPSKKLYVNREEGFFGFGLKKEEPVGECSDLDDIITFRRDGKYSVQKVDEKVFAGKDIMLIDVFRKDDERRTYNLVYLDGKTKNAMVKRFKVTSITRDKIYDVTKGNPGSRILYITDNPMGETEVITVYLTQGCKARKKIFDFDFASIEIKNKGSQGNILTRYPIRRIVQKSVDTSNVISIDVWYDEYVGKLNTKEIGRHLGKFTPEDLIISITNDGYYEIKPFDLNIRFDIDKVIFVEKFIPERPLTIVYYHGEVKTWFAKRFIIETLRNNTPYRIVPEHRDSKIQFASYGDRTIIKINTVNKKSEQKSSETIELSESIELMKWKAIGKKLHKDQILSVKLVDIIFEENTENEEVVDENPVETEVAKQEEPDSGKSGRQMLGEQLSLF
- a CDS encoding SufE family protein, whose amino-acid sequence is MSIEERKQQIIEEFNVFDDWMDRYDYLIEEGKKLKPLDNQYKTDEFLIKGCQSRVWLVAQLNKDGKIEFQADSDAIITKGMIALLIRVYSNQKPEEVAKADIAFLDQIGLKDQLSPTRSNGLLSMVSQMRFYASAFAEKNQRK
- a CDS encoding DUF59 domain-containing protein, translated to MKKDELKDKVTEVLKTVYDPEIPVNIYELGLIYELQTDDEGKVKIIMTLTAPACPIAEDIVKEVREKVSALEGVTEADVELTFEPPWDMSKMSLEAKIELGFI